A DNA window from Paenibacillus andongensis contains the following coding sequences:
- a CDS encoding LysR family transcriptional regulator, translating into MIHLEWYRIFLHAAKAGNLTKAAEELYITQPSVSYAIKQMEQALSMKLFHRKSKGVELTKEGKQLLLYVEQSFALLEAGEKKMSALKHLTGGELRVGASDSLFKHFLFPYLDSYHKQYPDVRIRLSHGKTSEITARVKEGSIDFGLIHLPTADDPLLDVQAIMTLQDCFVGGEAYRNQDKHPLSAQDISQFPLLLLSPGSSTRRFIEQWFAAQDVTIEADIELGSIDLLIEFAKLGFGVAFVPRSYVVKELADGTLHELMPAKAIPARSIGITTRRDMTSSVAAAKFLEMLSS; encoded by the coding sequence ATGATCCATTTAGAATGGTACCGAATCTTCCTGCATGCCGCCAAAGCGGGCAATCTAACGAAAGCAGCCGAGGAACTTTACATTACTCAACCATCCGTCAGCTATGCAATAAAACAAATGGAACAGGCTTTATCCATGAAGCTTTTTCATCGGAAATCCAAGGGCGTGGAACTAACAAAGGAGGGGAAGCAATTACTGCTTTACGTGGAGCAATCTTTTGCGCTTTTGGAGGCTGGGGAGAAAAAAATGTCCGCACTCAAGCACCTCACAGGAGGCGAGCTTCGTGTCGGAGCGAGTGATTCGTTATTCAAGCACTTCTTATTCCCTTATTTGGATAGCTATCATAAACAATATCCCGATGTCCGCATCCGGCTATCTCACGGCAAAACATCCGAGATTACAGCTCGCGTCAAAGAGGGCAGCATCGATTTCGGGCTTATCCATTTACCAACGGCCGATGATCCTCTTCTCGATGTCCAAGCGATTATGACTCTCCAAGACTGCTTCGTGGGCGGTGAAGCCTACCGTAATCAAGATAAACACCCGCTTTCCGCGCAGGATATCAGTCAATTCCCCTTACTGCTCCTATCTCCCGGAAGCAGCACTAGGCGCTTTATTGAGCAATGGTTTGCTGCCCAAGATGTCACCATTGAAGCGGATATCGAGCTCGGCAGCATTGATCTGCTTATCGAGTTTGCCAAACTCGGCTTCGGCGTTGCCTTCGTCCCTCGTTCTTATGTCGTCAAAGAATTGGCTGACGGTACGCTGCATGAACTGATGCCTGCCAAAGCCATTCCTGCTCGCAGCATCGGAATTACGACCCGTCGAGATATGACTTCATCTGTTGCGGCAGCTAAATTTCTTGAGATGCTTTCTTCTTAA
- the aroA gene encoding 3-phosphoshikimate 1-carboxyvinyltransferase: MQETTMHEPDRRARSPWSQHLEGQEVRLSPLHGAVDATITIPGSKSFTNRALLIAALAKGTTRLQGVLQSDDSYWCMKALGELGIEIEMDGDTVTITGNEGHWSVTKADLYVGAAGTVARFLPGALAVGHGEWILDGSKRMTERPLAPLLDALSSLGADIRYKGNPGCVPLTLHADGLNGGEVTVSGAVSSQFISGLLLAAPYAKDTLTIRIADQIVQRDYVEMTLDMMWAFGVRPEVHEDGQAITIRPSAYEARTFMLEPDVSTCGYFWALAALTNGRVRIEGISVQTRQPDIELLSVLEKMGCSVTHGEHYIEVRGTHRLKGGFTVSMQRWSDQTLTLAALAPFADGPITLTDAAHIRHHECDRIAAMCEELGKLGIQVEEHADGLTVYPGEPQPALLDPHDDHRMAMALSLIGARVDGVRIADPGCVSKTCPDFFDRWGELGVGVEVI, from the coding sequence ATGCAGGAAACAACTATGCACGAACCAGATCGGAGAGCTAGATCTCCTTGGTCACAACATCTGGAAGGACAGGAGGTACGCCTGTCACCGCTTCATGGAGCGGTAGATGCGACTATCACGATACCGGGCAGCAAAAGCTTCACCAATCGCGCACTCCTTATTGCTGCACTAGCGAAGGGGACTACACGTTTGCAGGGTGTTTTACAAAGCGATGATTCCTATTGGTGTATGAAAGCGCTCGGGGAGCTGGGAATTGAAATTGAGATGGATGGAGATACGGTTACGATCACAGGTAATGAAGGGCACTGGTCAGTCACGAAAGCGGATTTGTATGTGGGAGCTGCTGGTACGGTTGCACGCTTTTTACCCGGGGCGCTTGCGGTTGGTCATGGGGAGTGGATACTTGATGGCAGTAAGCGCATGACAGAAAGGCCTCTTGCGCCTTTACTGGATGCGTTATCCAGTTTGGGGGCGGATATCCGATATAAGGGCAATCCTGGATGTGTACCGCTGACGCTTCATGCGGACGGTCTTAACGGAGGAGAAGTAACGGTTTCTGGTGCGGTTTCCAGCCAGTTTATTAGTGGCTTGCTGCTCGCAGCTCCTTATGCCAAAGATACGCTAACCATTCGAATCGCTGATCAAATTGTGCAGCGGGACTACGTCGAGATGACCTTGGATATGATGTGGGCGTTCGGTGTGAGGCCGGAAGTTCACGAGGATGGGCAAGCGATTACGATTCGGCCGAGCGCTTATGAAGCACGTACATTCATGCTTGAACCTGATGTATCCACTTGCGGTTACTTCTGGGCACTCGCTGCCCTGACGAATGGACGTGTACGTATTGAGGGTATTTCCGTGCAGACACGGCAACCGGATATTGAGCTATTGTCTGTTTTGGAGAAAATGGGCTGTTCGGTGACGCATGGTGAACATTACATTGAAGTTCGGGGTACACACCGTCTGAAAGGCGGCTTCACAGTGAGTATGCAGCGTTGGTCGGACCAGACGCTTACATTAGCTGCGCTGGCTCCCTTCGCGGATGGTCCCATTACACTGACAGATGCAGCGCATATTAGGCATCACGAGTGTGACCGCATTGCGGCGATGTGTGAGGAACTTGGGAAGCTTGGCATTCAGGTGGAGGAACATGCGGATGGGTTAACGGTGTACCCAGGGGAGCCGCAACCCGCGCTGCTCGACCCTCACGACGACCATCGTATGGCGATGGCGCTTTCGCTGATCGGCGCAAGGGTGGATGGCGTCAGGATTGCGGATCCGGGCTGTGTTTCGAAAACATGCCCAGACTTTTTTGATCGTTGGGGAGAACTGGGTGTCGGGGTTGAGGTTATTTAG
- a CDS encoding carbohydrate ABC transporter permease: MKPTTGERSFGYLNAFLMIGLCIVTLYPFLYVLFASFSNATSFLQHRGLMFSPAGFDLGAYKAVFHNPMIVKGYQNTLLYVVLGTAINLVMTAIGAYVLSRPHLFFKNIIMFFIVITMVFHGGLIPTYLLVNDLGMMNTMWALLIPGAINTFNMIIMRTSFQGIPVSLEESARMDGASDWKILFLIIIPLSMPVIAVMILWYAVGHWNSYFSALVYLRSREDYPLQLVLREILIANNTDSMMTGAANDDKYAIGETIKYATIIISTLPIICLYPFLQKYFVKGVMIGAIKE, from the coding sequence ATGAAACCAACAACGGGTGAACGATCGTTTGGATATTTAAATGCCTTCCTTATGATCGGCCTTTGCATAGTCACTTTGTACCCATTCTTATATGTGCTGTTTGCTTCGTTTAGCAATGCAACGTCTTTCCTGCAGCATCGCGGACTGATGTTCAGTCCGGCTGGCTTCGATCTCGGCGCTTATAAAGCCGTGTTCCATAACCCAATGATTGTGAAAGGCTACCAGAACACGCTGCTCTATGTGGTGCTTGGTACCGCAATTAATCTCGTCATGACGGCGATCGGCGCATACGTATTGTCCAGACCTCATTTATTTTTCAAAAATATCATCATGTTTTTCATCGTCATTACGATGGTATTTCATGGCGGCTTGATTCCGACTTACCTGCTTGTGAACGATCTCGGGATGATGAACACGATGTGGGCACTTCTTATTCCCGGTGCGATCAATACATTCAACATGATCATCATGCGGACCTCTTTTCAAGGCATCCCAGTTAGTTTGGAGGAATCGGCGAGAATGGACGGCGCTAGCGATTGGAAGATTTTGTTTCTCATAATTATTCCGCTTTCGATGCCTGTTATTGCGGTCATGATTTTGTGGTACGCGGTAGGACATTGGAATTCCTACTTCAGCGCGCTAGTCTATTTGCGGAGCCGTGAAGACTACCCGCTCCAACTCGTACTCCGTGAAATTTTAATTGCCAACAATACCGATTCAATGATGACGGGTGCAGCCAACGATGACAAATACGCCATTGGAGAAACGATTAAATATGCGACGATTATTATCTCGACGCTGCCCATTATTTGCCTATATCCGTTCCTTCAAAAGTATTTCGTCAAAGGTGTCATGATTGGGGCGATTAAGGAGTGA
- a CDS encoding ATP-binding protein encodes MQYRRDLASYRWEPQEKHVSQLIQLDGDKTAKILGALAHKQRLDILRAVLQEPLTGPDLVERLNMGTTGQLYHHIKALVGADLLVQEERGGKYTIPGPCSLPLLLLLAAASDLMDTSDYLAMTEARTNVHAYLGGAQDIYDPHFLLWAVVENCILEHLHGTCSEVSLFLHADGSITVADNGRGIPVQALPGSEHPRVQTVLTDMSRLSASATFLATGSEKGISMPVVNALSLKFSVEIRRDGLVFQQHYKHGIPQSELQTVGVTKETGTSVTFLPDRDIFSQSFELSTLEKQAEDFAVLYPKLHIHVQSDLAK; translated from the coding sequence ATGCAATACCGGAGAGATTTGGCTAGTTACCGGTGGGAGCCACAAGAAAAGCACGTCAGTCAGTTAATCCAATTGGACGGCGATAAAACAGCCAAAATCTTGGGAGCCCTTGCTCATAAGCAGCGACTGGATATTTTAAGAGCCGTCCTACAAGAACCACTGACCGGACCTGATCTGGTGGAACGTCTAAACATGGGGACAACAGGCCAGCTATATCATCATATCAAAGCATTAGTAGGGGCAGACCTTCTTGTTCAAGAAGAAAGAGGCGGCAAGTATACCATTCCAGGCCCGTGTTCACTTCCACTTTTATTGCTGCTAGCTGCGGCTTCTGATCTTATGGATACAAGTGACTATTTAGCTATGACTGAAGCAAGAACGAATGTGCATGCTTATTTAGGCGGAGCACAAGACATCTATGATCCACACTTCCTGCTGTGGGCTGTTGTTGAGAATTGCATTCTGGAGCATCTGCATGGCACCTGCAGCGAGGTTAGCCTCTTTTTGCATGCGGATGGCAGCATCACAGTTGCAGATAATGGCCGGGGCATCCCCGTTCAAGCACTTCCTGGCAGTGAACACCCGCGTGTTCAGACTGTACTTACGGACATGAGCCGTCTAAGTGCAAGTGCTACGTTCTTAGCAACCGGCAGTGAAAAAGGCATCAGCATGCCCGTCGTCAACGCGCTATCACTCAAGTTTTCCGTCGAGATCAGGCGTGACGGTCTAGTGTTCCAACAGCACTATAAGCATGGGATTCCGCAAAGCGAGCTTCAAACCGTAGGTGTTACCAAGGAAACTGGAACGAGTGTTACCTTCCTGCCAGACCGCGATATTTTCAGCCAATCATTTGAGCTAAGCACGCTTGAGAAACAAGCCGAGGATTTTGCCGTTTTGTATCCGAAGCTGCATATTCATGTGCAGAGTGATCTCGCTAAATAA
- a CDS encoding TVP38/TMEM64 family protein, translated as MGITELLSYLTEENLAMILDKYRSLGPLPGLLLPFMKSFIPPLPTLVIISVNAAVYGLWLGFLYSWIGIVCGCLVTFAIVKKVAGHPYLERWAQKPKVQKSLLWARRQAFNYVFILSLFPIGPFVVINMAAGLVGMRFRSFLVAVAAGKAVMVLSVSFIGHDPKRFIENPYELIYVALFIAISLVISKKIEKRFM; from the coding sequence ATGGGAATAACAGAACTCTTGTCCTATCTCACGGAAGAAAATTTGGCGATGATTTTGGACAAGTATCGTTCACTCGGTCCCTTGCCTGGTCTTCTTCTACCTTTCATGAAATCGTTCATTCCGCCGCTCCCAACGCTTGTCATTATTAGTGTAAATGCGGCTGTATATGGGCTATGGCTCGGCTTTCTTTACTCATGGATTGGTATTGTGTGCGGGTGTTTGGTAACTTTTGCGATCGTCAAAAAAGTAGCCGGTCATCCTTATCTGGAACGCTGGGCACAAAAGCCCAAAGTTCAAAAAAGTCTCCTCTGGGCGCGCCGTCAGGCCTTCAACTATGTGTTTATACTCAGTCTTTTTCCGATAGGACCTTTTGTTGTGATTAATATGGCAGCAGGGCTAGTCGGCATGAGGTTTCGTTCTTTTCTGGTTGCAGTTGCGGCGGGAAAAGCGGTCATGGTGCTGTCGGTTAGCTTCATCGGACATGATCCTAAGCGATTCATTGAGAATCCGTATGAGCTGATCTATGTGGCCTTATTTATTGCGATCTCCCTTGTGATTAGCAAGAAAATCGAGAAACGTTTCATGTAG